aataataaaaaccttcatttaaaaactgcattttgtgtttacttgtgttatctttgtcttatatttaaatttgtttgatgatctgaaacatttaagtgtgacaaacatgcaaaaaaataagaaaacagggagggggcaaacactttttcacacaactGTACCTTATCATGGACatgagtgaaataatataaaatgttttaaaatgggtGAAGCTTCCCTttaaccctaacacacacacacacacacacacacactcactcacattaTCCAGATTGATGATTTTCCAGTCAGGATGTCTTCTGACTAGTGAACACACTAGATGGGAGCCActggagagagacaagacacacacaggaacacgaCGTTCTCATCAGGGGGAAGGCACCGCACCAAACTCTGTTACATAATCTGGCACATCAATGCCGCCTTGTTTACAGGCGATCACACACAACTAACAGAAAACGACTTATGACATTTAATAAACAGGACGTGCTCTTCATTTCGGCGTGTATCCGGGATTGGGAACTACATGGACTCACATGAATCCGGAGCCTCCAGTCACCAAGACCGTCCTGTTGAAGTCCATGATGTGCGCGTCACGGCCCGGGACCAGCTCATGTCAACCGGctataaacacagaaacatctcGAGCCGTGTGCACCTTCAGCTGCGGGGCTGCTGTCTGAACACACTGATGTTTACTCTTCCTCACTACTGGAGGTACACTGTCCAACTTGCGACAGTCGTGGGAGGCATTTTACGGCAATGTGGACACGTAGAAACTGGGCGGCAGCCGCGGGGTGGGGACGCCTGACGGTGTGGCGTCCGTCTGCTCTCCCATTGGCTGTCACAAATCACTCCGCTCTCTGATAGGCTACATTCTACGTCAATCAAAATGTCAACATAGCCAACGCAGCCAAACGTCAGTCAACGATGTCAATGTACAGAGAGTATAAGAGCACAGCTTCCGCtcactgttttcaaaataaacgtCATTATTGCACTCATGAGCCATTGTGGTAAAGCTACGACATAAAACAGACTTTTTAAGATAGGAGATATTCCTGGAAGCTTTTTagtatatttatattgtttttattaatttataataAGTGTTTTAAGTCTCATCATTTAAGCTTTTAATAGATTAATATGTACTACAATGCACTGTAATGTCATAATCTGTATATCATCAAGGATAGATTGATGTATTTTACTGATCCCAACTtgggaaattctggtgtcacAGCAACAGGTTGTCCAGACATTGTACACGAATAATAGTAAACTACGCAAAATATACCTCCCGACACTAGGAGAAATATGTATCTTTAGAAGAATTAAACACAAGTAACAAAGTAAATAATGTGCCTCAAAACAAAGAATAATTAAAAATGGAAAGACTTTTGCTTACCCTataacactgataaaaaaatgaaatgcactaaAATACATCTATAGAAAATGTATAAACCTTTCACCTCTGCACCTTTGCATAGACTGTatgtataataaaatatgtCTACAAAATATTTATAGAGTGGAAtatgtgtatataatgtttacgtAAATTCGTATCAACTGTAAGGCCTACTTATTTGATGTAATAATAGCACTGAGTGTGTTTTAATTATCTGTTTTGTTCCGAACAGCCCATTTCTTActtgttcttttcatttttcaaaagccGAAAACCTTTacgccttttattttgaaagcaagaCCGACAACAACATCCGGCCCGGTCCTGGCTCACCGCAGCCAGCTTGGCGCAGCGGCGTTTACTTCTCGCTTCGTGGACCTATTCATTTGACAAGCGGACGTTTATTTATTGATAACGTTAAATTagaagggggaaaaagaaacatgttttatttagtaGCCACGCTGGTAGCCGCTCTGCTTTGCGGTCCGAGGGTTTTGGGGAAAACCGTGACGGGACTTTTTCAGAGCGAAGCGGCGAGAGAGCAGAGCGGCCAGTTCATCACTAAATTCATGTACCAAGGTAAAGACTGGACGTGTTGCTGCTAACGTGTCACTTCTCATGATCAATATTTACCACCAATAACTGATCAAAAACACTTCACTGCTTGGGTCCTGTCTGTCGTCAGCCCCGTTTGCTTTATTTACTCCTTTTTAAAGCTGGTATTCCTCCGCTGGAACTAGCTTATCAAATCACTAAGgctgatgatgattattatgtaTCCATTGATGattacatactttttttttttttttttttttttacacttgaagagttcatttgcaaaaacagatatctccatttgaatttattaaatcttttcaaacttttttgaattttagtacaatttactttatatttatttctattttttatatgtttatttagcctggcataatgtttattatcctaaatcatgctttgtgtgtgtgtgtgtatatatatgtgtgtgtgtactccaagcagtatcagtgaaaaaggtgtattgattttaaggatggcttttatctgtttttgcaaatgaactcttcacttttttatttatttatttacttatttattttttatttttgcactttttcctcatgtttcacaGCCAAACAGATCTGTACAAACATAAAGTTACCTCAGGAGAGTCATTGCTCCAAATTAAGGCTTCATTTTGGTGAGGGAAGAACTTGCATGCACATCTTCAAAGGGCtcccatgacctctgacctccagatatctaaatgaaaatgggttctctgggcagccatggctctctcctttgcagacatgcccgcCTTATGCTaatctgtttaaattgttcatatttctatttttttttttttaatccttgtttatagtgtttatattgcttctgctatttatcatgtgtatactgtatatttcttctaaatttgcacattgacctacctctatgcacattttacacacccatgcacacggttttttctgttttttttgttgcacattgctttttgcacactggcttgtactcagatcttattctgttgtacttagattttttttattttaattaatctgtaatctgtggatactgctgaaaaactgtgactttcctgcgggatgaataaagtatctatctatctatctatctatctatctatctatctatctatcccatgcagtccaaatgtgttcttctgGCCTGTTGCAAAATGGTGTATTTgagcagactggggcctaaacagtcttggagttgtataaactggctttgactggaaagctgagactcttgtggattcattGAGCCACATTCGATTCATGTGTggtgatgttagcccccataggagCCATTTTATTGCAGTGAGactgttttttgaaacttgtcactgtataaaatgacctatagtgacctttAAGATAATGAGGGCCTCATGAAAcgttacagccacaaactaatCACTAATCCCAGAGACCATTGCACCACAAATCTATTCAGTTTACACAAGTGGCTGAGAGTATGTGCAGATTTAGATTATGTGCTTTACCCGCCGGTCATCCCATCTCGCCAGTCTAATCcacttgtcctcctcctcctctctcctgatgTCCTGCAGGAGCGAACGGTCTGCTGGTGTGCAGGCTGGACAACTCCCCGCTGGCCGTGGAGAAGCAGTCCGTGCTGCTGCTCTACCAGGATGCGGACGAAGGCCTGGACAACCTCAGCTGCTCCGAGAGGCTAGCAAAAGCCCAGCTCACCAGTAAGAGCCACACCCACTCCCATACTGGATATAAAGGGCCGTAAATGCTCATTATACAGTCATGATAATGAATAttgacacaaaatatcagctatgaACCCTACAGAGTGAACATATCTGTGTCAGCTTTTCAAAACCCCATAACCTGTTACATGAGACGAGATAAAGTCCGGGCATGTCACGGCACGTCCCgttgtcttttccttgtttgaCCCCATTGAAACCCGAGCAAATTCACTTTTCTCTTAAATACATAGTTGGGAAAGGAAACGAGCAACaatccccccccaaaaaactacaaataaaagcccacccacaggctcctgggtgTCAAAGTTGTAGTAAAGGGATGCAACATACAACTGATGACtaacctcctcctcttcctcctcctcctccagtttcCCTCAGTCAGGAGGAACACAACCAGACAATTCCTCATCAGCCGTCGCCCACAGCCTGGCACGCCCTCTACGCCGACAGATACACATGTCAGGTAACAACACTGTCACAAGGTGAAGTATTATAAGCATCAGTAGTTAGTAGTAAGCATACAGTAGTTGTAGCAAAAATACTAACACTACTGGTTAtaatagtagtaacagtagcaatactagtagttgtagtaatatcACCAGTAGCTGTAgaataatttattgtgaatttaTTCCTTATTTTACTGTGTTATTAATTTTACGTCATTACTATGTTATATCGtattgttttttctattttagtgTATTTTTCTTGTCTTACTCTGCTTTTATCTACTAGTATTTTTAGGTAACtggattttattctttttgtaaagcactttgaacaACCGTACGTTGATCTGTATGGttttgtgctatataaataaatttgtcttttgcttctctgtctctttatttctctctccccctctctctctctctctctctctctccaggacgGTGGTATGTCGGTGATTCCCTCTCACGCCGACCTCAGGTTTACCGTCTTGTTATTTAACGCCGACTCGGCAGGAAACCCTCTGGAGCACTTCAGTGCCGAGGAAACGGGTCAGACATCCCACAATACTCCACCCCTACTGATACTCATAAGTTGTCATGGTTACACCAGgactctgcaaaaaaaacatgacaccaGATCTGGATATGTGGTTTTCTAGATGCAACACTTAATGTGAATATCTGGGGTTATAATGTGCATTGACACAACTATTAATGTTGTGGTTTTATTCAGTATTATCAAATACTTATTAATGTGCATGGTGTTGCAGTTCCTACTGATTGCCAGTAGAGGTCAGTGTTACTTAGTGCCCCTTTAATGAGTGACCCAAGGAGTTGCGACATCATTTATACAGTCAGCCAGGATAACAGCATCATTCTCAGAGGATGACCTGTTTTACTGTTGCCTTTGTTTTCCCCCTGTGACCCCATcaaacccccccgcccccccaggACTCCACAGTTTctacttcctgctgctgctggcctacTTCGTGGCCTCCTGTATCTACACCCAGCCCTTGTACCAGGCTCTGAGGAAGGGCGGTCCCATGCACACCGTCCTCAAAGTGCTGTCCACAGCGCTGGCCTTGCAGGGCGTCTCCGCCCTCTGCAACTACATCCATCTGGCAAGGTAAGCCACCTCGTTTAGgtgatttaatgtttttgtcatcAAGGCCTGACATCCAGAAGGAACAGCTGCTGATTGAAACTCAGAGAAAGTCTGATATGAAATATTTCCATGGATAGGAAATAAAGGTGTGATGGtccctcttcctgctcctccacagGTATTCCAGGGATGGGATTGGGATGCCGCTGATGGGCAGCCTGGCTGAGTGTGAGTCCTTTCTATCTTCTGAATCTTTactcaaacagcagcacaaggaGCTTCTGTACCCGCTGATTTCAGAATAATTTATGTTTGGACACAAAGGTAATCTGTGTTTCCTGCCCTCCTCTGTCCGCTCTGGCCTCTCCTGCGTCGATGCAGTGTGTGACATGGTGTCCCAGGTGTCCGTGCTGTACATGCTGCTGAGTCTGTGTATGGGCTGGACTTTGAGTCGAGGCAGGAAGCCTCAGTCCAGACCTCTGCAGTGGGATTCGTCTCCAGCGGCCACAGCTGTCGCCGTCGGGGGCGTCGTAACACAGGTACACACTAAAGTTCATACACCTCTCTGGTTTATGTGGTCTGTAttgcttttatatttaattacaGAGGAGGTCTAGCCAGTGTGATTCATCTCTGATAGGATGAATCACAGTGTGATGGCATATTAATCATCAAATCGATCAATACAGCACTGGACGTGTATATGAAGATCTTGGATTGCATTGATTCTAATTACATCCATCAGATTTCACATAAGTATAAATGCattacagtttattattattatttgaatcCTGTGTTTCAGAGTTTTACATTATGTGCAGACAGTGTTccactatatatttttttaagggTAACTATTCACATTTTGGTTTGCAAGTGGATCAGATCAAACAAGTCAAATTATCCTCCGTTAACATTATGACGTTGCTGGTCCACATACATGTCACACGTGGAGtaacggttaaaaaaaaaatacttgaaatcGCGTTAGGCTGAGATGCATTTTCAGAGCTGTCGTGCCAGGGCTGTTTAAAACAAGCACGGCGTTCCCTCCTGGTGGTGCTTTCAGGGTGTCTTGCTGCTGTGGGAGCAGTATTCAGACTCGGAGACGGAGCATCACAGCTACCACGCCCAGCAGAGTCTGGCCGGGATCCTGCTCATCGCTCTGAGGGTCTTCCTGGCTCTCCTGCTGGCCTCGGTCCTCTACCAGATCATCTCTACTGAGAGGAGCACCCTGAAAAGAGACTTCTACCTCAGCTTCACCAAGGTAAAccacattatacacacacacacacacagttttccgTGTGGTGTAATTAATGACTATAGACTGTGTCCCATGGTGTAGCTGATTATCACAGAGTGTCACTCGTGTTGTGAAGTTGTTGGCGTACTCTCTGAGGTGTGACCTGTGTTTCCTGCAGGGCTGTTTCCTTTGGCTCCTCTGCCATCCCGTCCTCGTCCTCATCTCTGTCGCCTTCAACCAGCACCAGAAGGAGAAGGTACGAACTCAGACTAACAGACAAACCACGCTTTTCAGCCAAGCTaccaaaatgtgaaatgaagtgTGTTGTTTATCAGCTGGGTTGAGTTTGTTATAAAGCACAGGGGGCTTTCAGGAGGTAAAATGTGCCCTCAGTTGGCACAGGCTAGTGGTTCAATTTGCATGAAACTAtttgcatgaaaacacagcaagTCAGCTCTCATAGTCCCACTTAACCCTTCGTTCAAACTATTAAACTTGACCGAGAAATCTTTTTACAGCCCCTGAAAATGTCTAAAAGATATGAAGTGTTCAAACAATTTCACTCTGTATTCAAAAGTCCAGTATCTACGTTTTAGTCCtacattttccctcttttttctcttcttaatCACAtcgtctcctgtctctctgtctcctcctcctccctgtttcGTGTCGTTTCCCCGTGCAGATGGTGACTATTGGCGTGATCCTCTGCCAGGCCATCTCCATGGTGATTCTTTACCagctcttcctctctcgctctctctacTGGGAGGtctcctcgctctcctctgTGTCGCTGCCCCTCACCATGTCCAGGGCCAACCAAAGGGGGCGCTACTGAGCACTCGCCGGGACTCTTTTGCCCCTCCACCATGTGGAGCGGGGCGACTCATGACCACTAAGAACGAAGCAGAGGAGACGTGAAGTGCTGGTATACCGTAGAAAATGCCCTCTTGATGCTGGAACCGGCATCGAGGGGACGCAATAACGGGCACACGAGAGAGGGGAACATATTTACTGTTACACCAGGAAGTCTCATCCCTCTGACCGCATGCCCAGTGAATCACAGCAGGGCTCACAGAGCGGCAAGGAGAACATATTTACGGCAACAGCCTACCTCTGGTCATGGGAACCACCGTCACCATGTGAGGGCCTCACCAGTGGAGTGGAACAATTTTTAGGCATCGCAGAGCAAGAGGGACGGTATTTAATGCAGCACCACAGAGGAAATAGACACAAGGCCTTTCTTGTCATGTCCTCTCGTGCCTTCTTGTGTTCTCCGTCACGTGTTTGGCGTAATATCTAACGGACAAAGTACAAACACACGGGTGGTTAAAGTTCCCGGAGGTTAAACTGCAAACCACAAAACGCTGAAGCTGCATCGTCTGTGTTCACTCACAGACCAGAGATGTTGACCTCAAGCACGCAGACTGTAGAGATGCTCTCCGTTCAGACGTTGCTGACAGGTTTGTTGTTTCCAAGGCAACATGAGAGGATCATGCTCCACAACACAGATATCAGCTTGGCATTTCTGGAGTTGATAATCATGTAGATGGTGGAATCACAGGAAATAACAGGTGACCCGGTGCAAGGCAGTGTTTTCTGAGATGCTGCCTGTGCTAACTACTGCTgagcttttcttctctcttaatgggatagttcacccatgttgaaaaatgtgatattattgctcacacacacacacgccctaaCTGTAATGttggacagtagtggtgctgtctttctctctcattgttactgagtgctggatactggctggatgctaactgttagcctcctgccattgaagtagacttccccccagctaacattcttaaaaataaccgcTTTAATCCACTCGAAGAAGGTTTGACATCACTGCACAAGTGTCGCTTTCcccaaactaaaatgcacatgtgaTGACTGAACTCAGTTACTGTTTATAActgcattttttctctcatcaacATCTGGAAAGATCCAGTAACTGAGGTATAAACTGAGGATCAGCACTGAGAGCTGAGACCGCTCAAGAAAATAattctaccatttttttttttttttttttttttttttttttttttttacagcatttcGGTTTGCAAAAAATTCTGGCCgccatcatcaaactcaaacttgaaAGGAGGTGCAGATGTCACCAGATCTGTCCAGATG
The DNA window shown above is from Myripristis murdjan chromosome 2, fMyrMur1.1, whole genome shotgun sequence and carries:
- the gpr180 gene encoding integral membrane protein GPR180, whose amino-acid sequence is MFYLVATLVAALLCGPRVLGKTVTGLFQSEAAREQSGQFITKFMYQGANGLLVCRLDNSPLAVEKQSVLLLYQDADEGLDNLSCSERLAKAQLTISLSQEEHNQTIPHQPSPTAWHALYADRYTCQDGGMSVIPSHADLRFTVLLFNADSAGNPLEHFSAEETGLHSFYFLLLLAYFVASCIYTQPLYQALRKGGPMHTVLKVLSTALALQGVSALCNYIHLARYSRDGIGMPLMGSLAELCDMVSQVSVLYMLLSLCMGWTLSRGRKPQSRPLQWDSSPAATAVAVGGVVTQGVLLLWEQYSDSETEHHSYHAQQSLAGILLIALRVFLALLLASVLYQIISTERSTLKRDFYLSFTKGCFLWLLCHPVLVLISVAFNQHQKEKMVTIGVILCQAISMVILYQLFLSRSLYWEVSSLSSVSLPLTMSRANQRGRY